One window of Athalia rosae chromosome 2, iyAthRosa1.1, whole genome shotgun sequence genomic DNA carries:
- the LOC105684181 gene encoding PDZ domain-containing protein 8 isoform X3 has translation MDFIGLLIVSIISCLCGVLLTLAFQWYIFMKYLETAPLANPPEKPIPHGQAVLPEGLLNEIENEKLNFHSSSGTPRQSLSQGNENLAINLTLQFLFNELRNAERVRSWLYRKLNNEFKVLLTRSTTGKLFDSVQLRDLHLGNQFPTIKGLEVADAKIDADTGLLETLDLSLDLHYCGNFELSIDAKMVLGKTAYLAVQVKRITGRARLQFTRVPYTHWSLSFYSEPILELQVQSQFQGRQLQPQIISLITGQIRRAVRKKHTLPRYKLRYKPFFRRLNDEDVDIIEVPNRQMSPGSLEVTLLEVSRLNTSISLSHTEETAPIEVYCTMSIDATPWVCLTQYSGIPYMVLDLIISKTSHQQLGVVFKQDIIPEIGSNCVLVETIVSGSPAAIAEMRRGDILIAVEGKKVVNMNQVAKLVKSAAQRRFIIRVERKYTATDWEKQNSMKSETERILLDKAVDKKSVKSENSKTDGLSTEKNTVDGKNSKFDTPIKFSELRDMDFEPLDLSDNGKLSKRRESGTNSNGDIPQTPSCPESPSRRISTISTVSNQSLITSISQMYSTDDNNLHNMSDLYYTTKEKSIASLISFDETRSFQIESDLQYLNLGVWARVRGGEIPPLLLGYINAPVKLILAHCSVSTIGHYLKCYALLPPDTGCITNSNLKLQGYSGFDPTLCYGDVLLSFTWNVIAGQNNFNGGETSKKENPEVAKVPHMPNNENPDKKSHDFIRTHFHRATHCDFCTKKIWLKDAVQCRDCGMVCHKKCETRCQASGACGAESLASLAYEADEMDSNIGAGESGPEISLTGCDDHIQGAGMMGVKASITNTLLGLKRAGSATCLAPPSSGCGLASRSLPPSPCSSRKNMLCLQYFKPPGKLSEYALLVLN, from the exons ATGGATTTCATAGGTCTTCTAATTGTGTCTATTATTTCATGTCTATGTGGTGTATTATTGACCTTAGCATTCCAATggtatatttttatgaaatacCTTGAAACAGCACCACTCGCCAATCCTCCGGAAAAGCCAATCCCTCATGGGCAAGCTGTACTACCTGAAGGACTTTTAAATgagatagaaaatgaaaaattaaactttcATAGCAGCAGTGGTACACCACGGCAAAGCTTGTCACAGGGTAATGAGAACTTAGCAATCAATTTGactctacaatttttattcaatgaacTCCGAAATGCTGAAAGAGTTCGTTCTTGGCTTTATCGGAAACTCAATAACGAGTTCAAAGTATTGTTGACTAGATCTACTACCGGAAAACTGTTTGACAGTGTTCAA TTGCGAGACTTACACCTTGGTAATCAATTTCCAACTATAAAAGGACTGGAAGTAGCTGATGCCAAGATAGATGCAGACACAGGATTGTTGGAGACTTTGGATTTATCTTTGGATCTCCATTATTGTGGAAATTTCGAATTGTCAATAGATGCCAAAATGGTTCTAGGAAAGACGGCTTATTTAGCTGTGCAAG TCAAACGAATAACGGGAAGAGCTAGATTACAGTTTACTCGTGTCCCGTATACACATTGGTCTCTCAGCTTTTATTCTGAACCCATCTTGGAATTACAAGTACAATCACAGTTTCAGGGCAGGCAGTTGCAGCCACAAATTATATCCTTGATCACAGGTCAGATACGAAGAGCTGTTCGTAAGAAACACACTCTTCCAAGATATAAACTGCGCTATAAGCCTTTCTTTCGCAGGCTCAATGATGAAGATGTTGATATAATTGAg GTTCCAAATCGTCAAATGAGCCCAGGAAGTCTAGAAGTTACACTGCTAGAAGTGAGTCGTCTGAATACGAGTATAAGTTTATCTCACACTGAAGAAACTGCTCCAATTGAAGTTTACTGCACAATGAGCATTGATGCAACACCATGGGTTTGCCTGACACAGTATAGTGGGATACCATATATGGTTCTAGACTTGATCATTAGTAAAACTTCGCATCAGCAACTTGGGGTTGTATTCAAACAGGATATTATTCCTGAAATAGGATCAAATTGCGTCCTTGTGGAAACTATTGTGTCAGGTAGCCCAGCGGCTATTGCAGAGATGCGTCGTGGTGATATACTGATTGCTGTGGAAGGCAAAAAAGTTGTAAATATGAATCAAGTCGCAAAACTTGTGAAGAGCGCTGCACAGAGGCGGTTCATTATtagagttgaaagaaaatacaCCGCAACAGACTGGGAGAAGCAGAATTCCATGAAATCAGAGACTGAAAGAATATTGTTAGATAAGGCTGTGGACAAAAAGTCTGTTAAGagtgaaaattccaaaactgATGGATTATCTACTGAGAAGAACACTGTAGATGGTAAAAATAGTAAATTTGATACTCCGattaaattttctgaattaaGGGATATGGATTTTGAGCCACTGGATCTCAGTGATAATGGTAAACTATCTAAGAGAAGAGAAAGTGGTACTAACAGCAATGGAGATATTCCGCAAACACCATCATGTCCGGAATCACCGTCTAGaagaatttcaacaatttctacAGTTTCTAATCAATCGTTAATTACCAGTATTAGCCAAATGTATTCAACTGATGACAACAACCTCCATAATATGTctgatttatattatacaacaaaagaaaagagtatAGCATCACTGATATCATTTGATGAAACGCGTAGTTTCCAAATTGAATCCGATCTCCAATATTTAAACCTCGGCGTTTGGGCTCGAGTGAGGGGTGGAGAAATCCCTCCACTTCTCTTGGGGTACATCAATGCTCCAGTGAAACTGATATTAGCACATTGTTCCGTATCGACAATTGGTCACTACCTTAAATGCTATGCTTTGCTTCCACCAGACACTG GTTGCATTACTAACTCAAATCTGAAGTTGCAAGGGTACTCTGGATTTGACCCAACACTTTGCTACGGAGATGTCTTGTTATCTTTCACGTGGAATGTCATCGCCGGccagaataattttaatggTGGTGAGACAAGCAAGAAAGAGAATCCAGAAGTTGCGAAAGTCCCTCATATgccgaataatgaaaatccaGACAAAAAGTCGCATGATTTTATAAGAACACATTTTCATAGAGCCACGCACTGCGACTTTTGCACAAAGAAG ATTTGGCTAAAAGATGCAGTGCAATGTCGGGATTGTGGAATGGTTTGCcataaaaaatgtgaaacaaGGTGCCAGGCATCTGGAGCATGTGGCGCGGAAAGTCTAGCCAGTTTGGCATATGAAGCCGATGAAATGGACTCTAACATAGGTGCCGGAGAGAGTGGACCTGAGATTTCTCTCACAGGCTGTGACGATCATATTCAG
- the LOC105684654 gene encoding fibroblast growth factor receptor substrate 2: MGCVNSRADINDLHPNIFQVMNVDDLGNLITPGQLEITDLDIVLYQRGKQPVKWPLRCLRRYGYDAEIFSFESGRRCSTGPGIYAFKCRRAEQLFNLVQTNIQVCNSSGDDTISRDLPVASHPVSTVTTRVMMPLEPNYLDPTPARSSSRIGPRFSHSQQNGIGRLSSVGSSSGPMSPQGTMGSPSPPPMLPPPPPVPHPPPSSIYVNEEVLTSATIELEHNNNKSLRRTMQRSCTVSSNTSSSGFIIPDQMTISTSQEPSYRNRPPPLPSASYINVDLSSDASPLSPSHSISESTPLREESSEIDGAEHAYMNISPGQENYDTGTTKTRPSLLPQVQPDWEDEPRHCYANLESSDIEGLKKRFSGISSTEKSPLLPTTPPAGLVREVNYAVLDLDHKDNSSAVSPEGNVNTTNTLVPPDSPNKPLKGYATIDFNKTTALSHSVNPNLVNDNEGSRKTRHNSTINDLTAPSRHSSSISE, from the exons ATGGGGTGCGTTAACAGTAGGGCGGACATTAATGATCTTCacccaaatatttttcaagtgaTGAACGTCGATGACCTGGGTAACTTGATAACACCTGGTCAATTAGAAATCACAGATTTAGACATAGTTTTGTATCAGCGTGGTAAGCAGCCAGTGAAGTGGCCCTTGCGCTGCTTACGTCGCTATGGTTATGATGCCGAAATATTCAGCTTTGAGTCTGGGAGACGCTGTTCTACCGGGCCTGGCATTTATGCTTTCAAATGTCGCAGGGCTGAGCAATTATTCAACCTTGTCCAAACTAATATTCAG GTTTGTAACAGTAGCGGGGATGACACAATATCAAGAGACCTTCCAGTTGCTTCGCATCCTGTATCCACGGTAACGACACGAGTGATGATGCCTTTGGAGCCTAATTATCTAGATCCGACCCCAGCAAGGAGCAGTAGTCGCATAGGCCCAAGATTTTCTCACAGCCAGCAAAATGGAATTGGAAGATTAAGTAGCGTAGGAAGCAGTAGTGGTCCCATGTCACCTCAAGGGACTATGGGGTCTCCGTCGCCGCCGCCTATgctaccaccaccgccgccggtTCCCCATCCTCCTCCATCCTCAATCTACGTCAACGAAGAAGTGCTGACGTCAGCCACCATTGAATTAGAacacaataataacaaaagtCTTAGGAGAACTATGCAGAG GTCCTGTACAGTGAGTAGCAATACATCGAGTAGCGGTTTCATCATTCCGGATCAGATGACTATATCCACGAGTCAGGAGCCCAGCTATCGAAATAGACCGCCACCTCTCCCATCGGCGTCGTACATCAACGTCGATCTGAGTAGCGATGCCAGTCCATTGTCTCCGTCACATAGTATTTCTGAGTCTACACCTTTAAGGGAAGAATCCAGCGAAATTGACGGAGCTGAGCACGCATACATGAATATCAGTCCTGGGCAAGAGAATTATGACACAGGGACGACTAAAACACGCCCGTCGTTATTGCCACAAGTCCAACCTGACTGGGAAGACGAGCCTCGGCATTGTTACGCGAATCTTGAATCGAGTGATATtgaagggttgaaaaagagATTTTCAGGAATATCGTCGACAGAAAAATCTCCGCTGCTACCTACCACTCCACCCGCGGGGCTAGTCAGAGAGGTGAATTATGCTGTTTTGGACCTGGACCACAAAGATAATTCGTCAGCTGTGAGCCCAGAAGGTAATGTTAATACAACAAATACTCTAGTTCCACCCGACTCACCTAATAAGCCGTTAAAAGGATACGCGACAATAGATTTTAATAAAACCACGGCGCTTTCACATTCTGTTAACCCTAATCTTGTTAATGACAATGAGGGCTCTAGGAAAACCCGCCACAATTCGACGATCAACGACTTGACAGCTCCATCTAGACATAGTTCGTCTATTAGCGAGTGA
- the LOC105685245 gene encoding serine/arginine-rich splicing factor 7-like isoform X1 codes for MNKMSRYPSDCKIYVGDLGSNATKQELEDAFTYYGPLRNVWVARNPPGFAFVEFEDPRDAEDAVRGLDGRTICGRRARVEPSNGKRLRDRGGPSRRGGGRPFHPEDRCYECGERGHYARDCPRHRGSRRRRSPSRSRSRSRSKHSRTRSPSRSPSRPRGGRDRDRSRSRARSVSKDRSPRRTKSRSPSRSRSSSRPNGDRNGNGKGD; via the exons ATGAACAAG ATGTCACGTTACCCATCTGACTGCAAGATCTATGTAGGCGATCTTGGAAGTAACGCAACGAAACAGGAGCTAGAAGATGCTTTCACGTATTATGGACCCCTGAGAAATGTCTGGGTGGCACGAAACCCACCTGGATTTGCCTTTGTTGAATTTGAAGACCCCCGTGATGCGGAAGATGCAGTCAGAGGACTAGATGGGCGAACCATTTGTGGCCGGAGAGCGAGGGTTGAACCCTCAAATGGGAAAAGATTAAGGGATCGTGGCGGCCCCTCGAGACGTGGAGGTGGAAGACCTTTTCACCCTGAAGACCGATGCTACGAGTGTGGCGAAAGAGGGCATTATGCTAGAGATTGTCCAAGACACCGTGGTTCTCGCAGACGCAG GTCTCCCTCCAGGTCTCGCTCACGATCTCGCAGCAAGCACTCCAGGACACGTTCGCCATCGAGAAGCCCTTCCCGCCCCCGAGGAGGCCGAGATAGGGACCGTTCTCGTAGTAGGGCCAGGTCTGTTTCTAAAGATCGCAGCCCCCGTCGAACTAAATCCAGATCCCCGTCAAGGTCCCGCAGCAG taGCCGTCCGAATGGGGACCGAAATGGAAATGGCAAGGGTgattaa
- the LOC105685245 gene encoding serine/arginine-rich splicing factor 7-like isoform X2 encodes MNKMSRYPSDCKIYVGDLGSNATKQELEDAFTYYGPLRNVWVARNPPGFAFVEFEDPRDAEDAVRGLDGRTICGRRARVEPSNGKRLRDRGGPSRRGGGRPFHPEDRCYECGERGHYARDCPRHRGSRRRRSPSRSRSRSRSKHSRTRSPSRSPSRPRGGRDRDRSRSRARSVSKDRSPRRTKSRSPSRSRSSRPNGDRNGNGKGD; translated from the exons ATGAACAAG ATGTCACGTTACCCATCTGACTGCAAGATCTATGTAGGCGATCTTGGAAGTAACGCAACGAAACAGGAGCTAGAAGATGCTTTCACGTATTATGGACCCCTGAGAAATGTCTGGGTGGCACGAAACCCACCTGGATTTGCCTTTGTTGAATTTGAAGACCCCCGTGATGCGGAAGATGCAGTCAGAGGACTAGATGGGCGAACCATTTGTGGCCGGAGAGCGAGGGTTGAACCCTCAAATGGGAAAAGATTAAGGGATCGTGGCGGCCCCTCGAGACGTGGAGGTGGAAGACCTTTTCACCCTGAAGACCGATGCTACGAGTGTGGCGAAAGAGGGCATTATGCTAGAGATTGTCCAAGACACCGTGGTTCTCGCAGACGCAG GTCTCCCTCCAGGTCTCGCTCACGATCTCGCAGCAAGCACTCCAGGACACGTTCGCCATCGAGAAGCCCTTCCCGCCCCCGAGGAGGCCGAGATAGGGACCGTTCTCGTAGTAGGGCCAGGTCTGTTTCTAAAGATCGCAGCCCCCGTCGAACTAAATCCAGATCCCCGTCAAGGTCCCGCAGCAG CCGTCCGAATGGGGACCGAAATGGAAATGGCAAGGGTgattaa
- the LOC105684649 gene encoding ankyrin-3-like: MTAAYDNDSISYRKQEMQNEKNNSDIPVDFTSRKIAAINLQGELVTEYNEENRATNMRENRGDGDQNKNDEILDSDSLVESETVNSSIPVRCCVDVVNKVVVNGADGNCTTLKEGNSVETCFMLRKQKKVAEIIHSDAKDTFSCLSNTQTSTTSGASGRDTDQKLEEDNVIEKNSSTAAIADRSKLQSSSNLEANVCKEKSGFNYNNHTDENKSVAPTTIFKELVSEGVSSVNSDSQQNLVKTMPTYDSENSFASSVSIPNFPDSKAHQNSSRLKSNPISSEVPDVDVFEAKRRNSESSNEEFNEEYDPECEMSFHEAVRAGDAKSVEILSGVVQNIDEPDWNVSGDPPLLVAATNHSLPVLRALLSNGCDPGVRSPRGETALHRAIINGSPSSVFEIVEELLKYGCPSTVKEAGGGLTALHMLTRQLAHAQSSKSLQHNFDIALNTLSLLSKVGPIDAKDHHGRSALHLLASSSTFGNSHKVEVDPMIRTLLEAGADPALQNDRGETPLHEALECGALSTAFLLIPHTPVGITSRYGETPLHIAARKNQSEVVDSLLKRGEDPSFQDAGGNTPLHLASARGFHHTISLLVTSPLAQLEKTNDDGLTSLQVAAESGFVNAVRLLLKAGADPSQSAHCCLTTSHRHPDISTLINHELTRRRQLAA, encoded by the exons ATGACCGCCGCGTATGACAACGATTCGATTTCTTATCGCAAACAAGAGAtgcagaatgaaaaaaataattccgataTACCGGTTGATTTTACTTCCCGGAAAATTGCGGCAATAAATTTGCAGGGTGAATTGGTCACCGAATATAATGAGGAAAATAGGGCGACTAATATGCGTGAAAATCGTGGAGATGGggatcaaaataaaaatgatgaaatactTGATTCGGATTCTTTGGTGGAATCTGAAACTGTAAATTCGTCGATTCCCGTCCGATGTTGCGTCGACGTGGTAAATAAGGTGGTGGTAAACGGAGCCGATGGAAATTGCACAACTCTGAAAGAAGGGAACTCGGTGGAAACGTGTTTCATGCTTcgtaagcaaaaaaaagtagcgGAGATTATTCATTCAGACGCTAAGGACACCTTCTCGTGCCTTTCGAATACACAAACTTCAACTACTTCCGGAGCTTCCGGCAGAGACACAGATCAAAAACTGGAAGAAGATaatgttattgaaaaaaactcaTCAACGGCAGCGATAGCGGATCGTTCCAAACTTCAATCATCATCTAATTTGGAAGCCAACGTTTGCAAAGAAAAATCCGGCTTCAATTACAATAATCatacggatgaaaataaaagcgtgGCACCCACGACGATTTTCAAAGAACTTGTCAGCGAAGGAGTATCATCTGTCAATTCAGATTCTCAACAAAATCTGGTAAAAACTATGCCAACGtacgattctgaaaattcatttgcatCGTCGGTCAGCATTCCAAACTTCCCAGATTCAAAAGCCCATCAAAATTCCTCCCGACTGAAATCAAATCCGATTTCTTCCGAAGTTCCGGACGTTGATGTCTTCGAGGCCAAGAGGAGGAATTCCGAATCTTCAAatgaagaatttaatgaaGAGTACGATCCAGAATGCGAGATGAGTTTTCATGAGGCAGTTCGTGCGGGAGATGCGAAGAGCGTTGAAATTCTCAGCGGCGTTGTTCAAAATATTGACGAACCGGATTGGAACGTTTCGGGGGATCCGCCGCTTCTTGTGGCGGCAACAAATCACAGTCTGCCAGTTCtcag AGCTTTACTCTCAAACGGATGTGATCCTGGAGTCCGTTCTCCGCGTGGTGAGACCGCATTACATCGTGCGATAATAAACGGAAGTCCATCTAGTGTCTTCGAAATAGTAGAAGAGCTCCTGAAGTATGGCTGTCCATCGACCGTAAAAGAAGCTGGGGGAGGTTTGACGGCATTACACATGTTGACTCGACAACTGGCACATGCACAAAGTTCAAAAAGTCTGCAACACAATTTTGATATAGCTCTAAATACTCTAAGTTTACTATCAAAAGTTGGACCGATTGATGCGAAAGACCATCATGGCCGCAGTGCGTTACATCTTTTAGCGTCATCGTCCACTTTTGGAAATAGTCACAAAGTAGAAGTCGACCCAATGATAAGAACGCTTTTAGAGGCGGGAGCAGATCCTGCTCTGCAAAATGATCGTGGTGAAACTCCTCTCCATGAGGCCTTAGAATGCGGTGCACTCAGTACAGCATTTCTTCTGATACCTCATACTCCGGTCGGCATTACCTCTAGGTATGGCGAAACACCTTTGCACATAGCAGCTAGGAAAAATCAGTCCGAAGTAGTAGATAGTCTTCTTAAACGTGGCGAGGATCCAAGCTTTCAAGATGCCGGAGGAAATACGCCCCTGCATCTAGCCTCAGCAAGAGGTTTTCACCACACCATTTCTTTGTTAGTTACTTCGCCGTTAGCACAGTTGGAAAAAACTAATGACGATGGTTTAACATCGCTACAGGTAGCTGCGGAAAGTGGCTTTGTAAATGCTGTAAGACTCTTATTAAAGGCGGGAGCTGATCCGAGTCAAAGTGCACATTGCTGCCTGACCACTTCACATCGTCATCCCGATATTTCTACATTAATTAACCACGAGCTGACAAGACGTCGTCAGCTTGCGGCTTGA
- the LOC105685245 gene encoding serine/arginine-rich splicing factor 7-like isoform X4: MNKMSRYPSDCKIYVGDLGSNATKQELEDAFTYYGPLRNVWVARNPPGFAFVEFEDPRDAEDAVRGLDGRTICGRRARVEPSNGKRLRDRGGPSRRGGGRPFHPEDRCYECGERGHYARDCPRHRGSRRRRSPSRSRSRSRSKHSRTRSPSRSPSRPRGGRDRDRSRSRARSVSKDRSPRRTKSRSPSRSRSR; encoded by the exons ATGAACAAG ATGTCACGTTACCCATCTGACTGCAAGATCTATGTAGGCGATCTTGGAAGTAACGCAACGAAACAGGAGCTAGAAGATGCTTTCACGTATTATGGACCCCTGAGAAATGTCTGGGTGGCACGAAACCCACCTGGATTTGCCTTTGTTGAATTTGAAGACCCCCGTGATGCGGAAGATGCAGTCAGAGGACTAGATGGGCGAACCATTTGTGGCCGGAGAGCGAGGGTTGAACCCTCAAATGGGAAAAGATTAAGGGATCGTGGCGGCCCCTCGAGACGTGGAGGTGGAAGACCTTTTCACCCTGAAGACCGATGCTACGAGTGTGGCGAAAGAGGGCATTATGCTAGAGATTGTCCAAGACACCGTGGTTCTCGCAGACGCAG GTCTCCCTCCAGGTCTCGCTCACGATCTCGCAGCAAGCACTCCAGGACACGTTCGCCATCGAGAAGCCCTTCCCGCCCCCGAGGAGGCCGAGATAGGGACCGTTCTCGTAGTAGGGCCAGGTCTGTTTCTAAAGATCGCAGCCCCCGTCGAACTAAATCCAGATCCCCGTCAAGGTCCCGCAGCAGGTAA
- the LOC105684202 gene encoding exosome complex component RRP4 has protein sequence MNTEDTIRVRLAVHRTNTNVSDGDRAMPRFYTPGEEVCSQVDFMRGHGTYMDENDTLRASVAGVLEKVNKLISVKPIKARYQGEIGDVVVGRITELQQKRWKVDTNSKLDSALLLSSVNLPGGELRRRSAEDEQTMRRYLQEGDLICAEVQNVFMDGSLSLHTRVLKYGKLSQGILLKVQPSLIKRRKTHFHKLSNGASLILGNNGYVWIGASVQDSDRSEGGFVQDLSRIPQQDRETCARLRNCILALAQSNILLTDTSVTYACEESTKYSVSELLQPEAALDVALLTQQRIGERMD, from the exons ATGAATACCGAAGATACGATTCGCGTACGGCTCGCAGTTCATCGTACAAATACAAATGTCAGTGATGGAGATCGTGCAATGCCAAGATTTTATACACCCGGCGAAGAGGTGTGTAGTCAAGTAGACTTCATGAG AGGTCATGGAACATACATGGACGAGAATGATACTTTACGTGCATCTGTTGCTGGTGTACTAGAGAAGGTTAACAAATTAATATCTGTGAAGCCAATAAAAGCCAGATACCAGGGTGAGATCGGGGACGTTGTTGTTGGTCGAATAACTGAGCTCCAGCAAAAGCGCTGGAAGGTGGATACTAATTCAAAATTGGATTCTGCACTACTATTATCCAGTGTAAATCTTCCCGGTGGAGAGTTG AGACGAAGATCAGCTGAGGATGAACAAACAATGCGTCGTTACTTGCAAGAAGGTGACCTAATTTGTGCAGAAGTACAAAATGTATTCATGGATGGTTCGCTGTCATTACACACCAGAGTATTAAAGTATGGAAAATTGTCCCAAGGCATCCTCTTGAAGGTACAGCCCTCACTAATAAAACGTAGAAAGActcattttcataaattatccAATGGTGCAAGTTTAATACTTGGAAACAATGGTTACGTATGGATCGGCGCAAGTGTACAAGACTCTGATCGTTCAGAAGGTGGATTTGTACAGGATTTGTCTCGCATACCACAACAAGATCGTGAAACTTGCGCACGTTTGCGAAATTGTATTCTAGCTTTAGCTCAGTCAAACATTTTACTGACAGATACATCTGTAACTTACGCTTGTGAAGAATCGACAAAATATTCTGTGAGTGAACTACTCCAACCTGAAGCTGCTCTTGATGTTGCACTACTCACCCAACAAAGAATTGGAGAAAGAatggattga
- the LOC105685245 gene encoding serine/arginine-rich splicing factor 7-like isoform X3 yields the protein MNKMSRYPSDCKIYVGDLGSNATKQELEDAFTYYGPLRNVWVARNPPGFAFVEFEDPRDAEDAVRGLDGRTICGRRARVEPSNGKRLRDRGGPSRRGGGRPFHPEDRCYECGERGHYARDCPRHRGSRRRRSRSRSRSKHSRTRSPSRSPSRPRGGRDRDRSRSRARSVSKDRSPRRTKSRSPSRSRSSSRPNGDRNGNGKGD from the exons ATGAACAAG ATGTCACGTTACCCATCTGACTGCAAGATCTATGTAGGCGATCTTGGAAGTAACGCAACGAAACAGGAGCTAGAAGATGCTTTCACGTATTATGGACCCCTGAGAAATGTCTGGGTGGCACGAAACCCACCTGGATTTGCCTTTGTTGAATTTGAAGACCCCCGTGATGCGGAAGATGCAGTCAGAGGACTAGATGGGCGAACCATTTGTGGCCGGAGAGCGAGGGTTGAACCCTCAAATGGGAAAAGATTAAGGGATCGTGGCGGCCCCTCGAGACGTGGAGGTGGAAGACCTTTTCACCCTGAAGACCGATGCTACGAGTGTGGCGAAAGAGGGCATTATGCTAGAGATTGTCCAAGACACCGTGGTTCTCGCAGACGCAG GTCTCGCTCACGATCTCGCAGCAAGCACTCCAGGACACGTTCGCCATCGAGAAGCCCTTCCCGCCCCCGAGGAGGCCGAGATAGGGACCGTTCTCGTAGTAGGGCCAGGTCTGTTTCTAAAGATCGCAGCCCCCGTCGAACTAAATCCAGATCCCCGTCAAGGTCCCGCAGCAG taGCCGTCCGAATGGGGACCGAAATGGAAATGGCAAGGGTgattaa
- the LOC105685245 gene encoding serine/arginine-rich splicing factor 7-like isoform X5, with protein MNKMSRYPSDCKIYVGDLGSNATKQELEDAFTYYGPLRNVWVARNPPGFAFVEFEDPRDAEDAVRGLDGRTICGRRARVEPSNGKRLRDRGGPSRRGGGRPFHPEDRCYECGERGHYARDCPRHRGSRRRRRCG; from the exons ATGAACAAG ATGTCACGTTACCCATCTGACTGCAAGATCTATGTAGGCGATCTTGGAAGTAACGCAACGAAACAGGAGCTAGAAGATGCTTTCACGTATTATGGACCCCTGAGAAATGTCTGGGTGGCACGAAACCCACCTGGATTTGCCTTTGTTGAATTTGAAGACCCCCGTGATGCGGAAGATGCAGTCAGAGGACTAGATGGGCGAACCATTTGTGGCCGGAGAGCGAGGGTTGAACCCTCAAATGGGAAAAGATTAAGGGATCGTGGCGGCCCCTCGAGACGTGGAGGTGGAAGACCTTTTCACCCTGAAGACCGATGCTACGAGTGTGGCGAAAGAGGGCATTATGCTAGAGATTGTCCAAGACACCGTGGTTCTCGCAGACGCAG GAGATGCGGCTGA
- the LOC105684209 gene encoding ras-related protein Rab-9A — MSITNNVAGNMSRTSHLPNRNSQRSTLLKVVILGDGGVGKSCLMNRFVSNHFDEHSFHTIGVEFLNKDIEINGEAYTLQIWDTAGQERFKTLRTPFYRGSDICLLTYAVNDRTSFKNLALWRTEFLYYADVQEGSTFPFIVVGNKVDVPASEKQISTEEARAWCVESGDAPLVETSAKDATNVEAAFGAAVAAWARLEARLERPIVEDTVDLSKQQSPHRTSCCMPVSTAESNKVI, encoded by the exons ATGTCTATAACCAATAACGTAGCTGGAAATATGTCTAGAACGTCACATTTGCCTAATCGTAATTCTCAGAGGTCTACACTTTTAAAAGTTGTTATTCTTGGAGATGGAGGAGTTGGAAAATCATGCCTCATGAACAGATTTGTTTCCAATCATTTTGATGAACATAGCTTTCATACAATTGGAGTGGAATTCTTGAACAAAGATATTGAGATCAATGGAGAAGCTTACACACTACAAATATGGGATACTGCTGGTCAAGAACGCTTCAAAACTCTTCGAACACCTTTTTACAGAGGCTCAGATATTTGCTTATTAACCTATGCCGTCAACGACAGAACCAGTTTTAAAAATTTAGCCTTATGGCGAACTGAATTCCTTTATTATGCCGATGTTCAAGAGGGGTCTACATTTCCATTTATCGTAGTTGGAAATAAG gTAGATGTTCCTGCATCCGAGAAACAAATTTCCACAGAAGAAGCTCGAGCTTGGTGTGTGGAAAGTGGAGATGCTCCACTAGTAGAGACTTCAGCTAAAGATGCTACAAATGTCGAGGCAGCTTTCGGTGCCGCTGTGGCAGCTTGGGCTAGACTGGAAGCTCGACTAGAGCGCCCAATTGTAGAAGATACAGTTGACCTATCCAAACAGCAATCACCACATCGCACTAGCTGCTGTATGCCAGTTTCAACAGCAGA GTCTAACAAAGTAATTTGA